A region of the Mycobacterium sp. NBC_00419 genome:
GGGCTCGACCGTCATCGACAGCGGCCGTAGCGCGTCGTGGTCGGCGCCCGGGTAGCGGAAGCGCGCGTCAACGAGCCGGACGGGCGCCGGCGCGACGGGGCCCGAGTCGGACGGGGCCTCCAGTTTGTGGACGTCGGGGATGCCCCGCAGCCGCTCCAGCACCCGCGACAACGCCCACCAGCCGACCAGCGTCACGACCATGATCGAGAAGATCGCGTAGACCATGATGATCAGCGGCCAGTACTGCAGTGCGGTACCGAAGAATGCCTTGAAGTCCTGCGCGGCGGGCCGGAACGGATCGAAGCGCGACATCACCGCCACCACGCCGTCGACATTGGCCGTCATCGCATCGAAGGTCAGGGTGCGCAACCGGACCAGAACGGTCAACGCGGCGATGATGAACAGCCCGGAGATCACCCCGGCCACCACCGAGATCGCGATCACCGTCGGTGTGCCCCGCTTGCGGCGCTTGATGATGCCCGTCAGTCCGCCCACGTAGGCGCAGTTGAGCACCACCATGAAACCGGCGATGCCGCCGATGAGGAACGCGATGACGCAGCCGGCGAACGTGGCCGCAATCAGCACCCGCAGCCGGTAGCGGTAGCCGAGCAGGCCCATCGGAACGGTCACCAGCAACGACAGGCCGCCGGCGAACGGGATCACCACCGACAGGATCGACAACGCGGCAGCAAGAGCGGCCATCACCGATGCGTGCGCTATCTCGACCGGGGTCAGCGATCGGCTGGTCGGGTGGTGCGACGCCGAGCCGGGAGGGTCTTGGAGCGCCCCCTGTCGCGTCGCGGTCATCTCCTGATTCTGCCAGCCGGCCGGCCCGGGCCCCCGATTCGACCTGCCTGTGAGGAAACCCACGGCGTGCCACCACTTACAACATAGTGAATCTATGTAAACATGGGGACATGAGTTCGACGCCGCCACAGACCACCGGACTGGGTTCGGACCTGCTGGGCGTCGTCGCCAAGCTCAACCGGCTGGCGACCCAGCGCATCCGGCTACCGTTGCCCTGGGCGCAGGCCAGGCTGCTGAGCACCATCGACGACCAGGGCCACGCCCGGATCTCGGATCTGGCCGAACTCGACCACTGCTCGCAGCCGACGATGACCACCCAGGTACGCCGGCTCGAAGACGCCGGGCTGGTGGCCCGCGCCCCCGATCCCGACGACGCCCGCGCGGTGCGCATTCGCATCACACCCGAGGGCCAGCGCGTGCTGGCTCAGGTCCGGGCGGACCGCGCGGCGGTCATCGACCCGCGCATCGAGCGGCTCTCCGATGAGGACCGCGACATCCTGTCGGCCGCCGTCGGCGCCTTGCACCGACTCCTCGGCGATCTCGACAGCCCTGCCGATTCGTAGCTGACCGCATCGGGATCTGGCCGGCGTCGAGCAAGATGAGTTCGGCGAGACGCCGTCAGGCCCGAGGAGGACGATGCAGTTCTGGTGCGGCACCCCGTTCATGAAGCGACCGGCCGAGGCCCCCGCGGTGGCCCGGATGGTCGACGAGGCCGGCTACGAGGGCATGATCTGCGCCGACCACCTGATCTATCCGCGGGTGCTGCGCTCGCCCTATCCCTCGCCCAGCGGTGAACCCGGCTGGGCGCCCGAGACGCCGTGGCCCGACAGCTGGGTGCTGATTGGTGCGATGGCCGCGGTGACCACGCGGCTGCGGTTCTCCAACGCGATCTACGTCGCACCGGCCCGGCCGCTGCTGGAGGTGGCCAAGCAGGTGGCCACCGCCGCTGCGCTGTCGGAGGGACGGGTGTCACTCGGTGTCGGAATCGGTTGGATGCGTGAGGAATACGAGCTGTTGGGCCAGGACTTTTCCAACCGTGGCAAGCGACTGGACGAGATGATTCCGGCGCTGCGCGCACTGTGGCAGGGCGGCTGGGTGTCGTGGGACGGGACGTACTACCAGGTTCCGGAGATGATGGTCGAACCCCATCCCCCACAACCGGTTCCGATCTGGTGCGGTGGCGAATCCGAGGCGGCGCTGCGCCGCGCGGCGAAGCTGTGTGACGGTTGGATAGGCACGGCCTACAGCTGGGACGGCGCGGTGGCCTACGTCGAGAAGCTCAACGCTCTGCGGCGCGAATTCGGCCGCAGCCGAGAACCTTTCGACATCATGGTGGCGTTACTCGAGCGGCCGTCGCCGGATCTGTACAAACGCGCCGAGGACATCGGCATCACCGCAGTGATGTGTGCCCCCTGGGTCACCGAACCGGATATCGACACCGGCACCGACGTCGAGCGCTTTCGCGCACCGATCGAGCGGTTCGCCCACGCCGTCGTGGCCAAATGCCGGTGAGCTAACGCCACACCATTGCGGTGGCGCTGTCTTGAGGCTGCGCCAGCGGATGCCCGGCGCCGAGCAGGTTGCCGGTGATCAGGGTGCACAGCCGGTACATCGGCAGGTCGAACACGGTGTTGCTCATCGGTTCCTCGATGAAGTGGCCCACCCGTTCGGCGATCACGAAGACCGCCATCACCAGAAATCCGATCACGATGCTGGCGATGTGGTGACTGGCGCCGTCGAGGCGGTTGAACACCATGATCCCGAAGAACCAGGCCATCGCCCGGATGAACAGGTCGTAATGAATCGGCACCGGCTGGTTGCGCACCCGTTCCAGCCCGCTCTGCGCGGTGACTGTTCCGGTGTTGGCCGCCATCAGCATCACCCGGGCCTGATCGTCGATATACCGGCCGGCCCGCAGCTTGTGGATGTCGTCAGCCTGGAAGACGATCAGATCGGTGGCACTGGCGTCGGCGGGGTCTTCCGGGGTGAGCTCGACAACCCCTGGTACCGCGGGGATTCCACGCATTTCGGCGGCGAGCTGCCAGGCGTGGCGGACCTGGCGGCGGCGCATCCGGTTCACGATCGGGGCCATCGCCGCCGCCCCGGTGTCCACAGACTGAAGACCGTTGTGCAGGGCCCTGCTGTTGATGATGATGCCGCCCCACAGCGTCCGCGCCTCCCACCATCTGGCGTAGGCGTTGCTGTTGCGGAAGCCGATGAAGATCGAGGCGGCGATGCCGAGAACCGACAGCACCGCCAGCGCGTTCTCGCTCTGCACGGCGTCGGGGATCGGCATCATCAACGCCGCGACGATCACCACCGCCAGCAGGTCATAGCGCAGCTGCCACACCAGTACCCACGCGACCTTGACCGGTCCGGCCACCCCGACACTTCGGATCATCGCGACAGCGTAAGGGCCAACCCGTCAGAGGACGCGGCCAACAAGCATTCCGACCAGGTACGTGGCGGCGATCGCAACGACCCCGAAGATCAGCTGCCGTCCGGCGCCGAACCACAGCGAGCCCTTGGTGAACCGGGCCGCGACAGCCCCGGCGACCAGCAGGCCCACGCCGCCGAACACCAGCCCGGGCCACAACGATTCGGCACCGAACAGGTACGGCAGCAGCGGGATGATGGCGCCGACGGCGAACAGCAGGAACGACGACACCGCGGCCACCATGGCCGACGGCTTCTCCCGCGGGTCCACACCGAGTTCCTGGGAGAGGTGGAAATGCACGGCCTTGTCCTCGTCGAGGTGGATCTCCTCGGCGGCTGTGCGCGCCGTCGGCTCGGTCATCCCCATGTCCATCAGCATGGCGACGAGTTCGATCTGCTCGGCATGCGGATGACGCTCGAAGGCCAGCCGCTCGGCGCGCACCTCGGAGTCGAGCTGCTCGTTGGCTGTGGTGACCGAGGTGTACTCGC
Encoded here:
- a CDS encoding MarR family winged helix-turn-helix transcriptional regulator → MSSTPPQTTGLGSDLLGVVAKLNRLATQRIRLPLPWAQARLLSTIDDQGHARISDLAELDHCSQPTMTTQVRRLEDAGLVARAPDPDDARAVRIRITPEGQRVLAQVRADRAAVIDPRIERLSDEDRDILSAAVGALHRLLGDLDSPADS
- a CDS encoding TIGR03619 family F420-dependent LLM class oxidoreductase, translated to MQFWCGTPFMKRPAEAPAVARMVDEAGYEGMICADHLIYPRVLRSPYPSPSGEPGWAPETPWPDSWVLIGAMAAVTTRLRFSNAIYVAPARPLLEVAKQVATAAALSEGRVSLGVGIGWMREEYELLGQDFSNRGKRLDEMIPALRALWQGGWVSWDGTYYQVPEMMVEPHPPQPVPIWCGGESEAALRRAAKLCDGWIGTAYSWDGAVAYVEKLNALRREFGRSREPFDIMVALLERPSPDLYKRAEDIGITAVMCAPWVTEPDIDTGTDVERFRAPIERFAHAVVAKCR
- a CDS encoding bestrophin family ion channel, with translation MIRSVGVAGPVKVAWVLVWQLRYDLLAVVIVAALMMPIPDAVQSENALAVLSVLGIAASIFIGFRNSNAYARWWEARTLWGGIIINSRALHNGLQSVDTGAAAMAPIVNRMRRRQVRHAWQLAAEMRGIPAVPGVVELTPEDPADASATDLIVFQADDIHKLRAGRYIDDQARVMLMAANTGTVTAQSGLERVRNQPVPIHYDLFIRAMAWFFGIMVFNRLDGASHHIASIVIGFLVMAVFVIAERVGHFIEEPMSNTVFDLPMYRLCTLITGNLLGAGHPLAQPQDSATAMVWR
- a CDS encoding VIT1/CCC1 transporter family protein, translating into MAEQTGGDMQPEVALPHEIDHSHADVTGGWLRAATFGAMDGLVSNTALIAGVAASAGAQTVVLSGVAGLLAGAFSMALGEYTSVTTANEQLDSEVRAERLAFERHPHAEQIELVAMLMDMGMTEPTARTAAEEIHLDEDKAVHFHLSQELGVDPREKPSAMVAAVSSFLLFAVGAIIPLLPYLFGAESLWPGLVFGGVGLLVAGAVAARFTKGSLWFGAGRQLIFGVVAIAATYLVGMLVGRVL